In Fundulus heteroclitus isolate FHET01 unplaced genomic scaffold, MU-UCD_Fhet_4.1 scaffold_46, whole genome shotgun sequence, a single window of DNA contains:
- the LOC105933120 gene encoding zinc finger protein 420, giving the protein MCSVEPLREFIRERLTAAAEEICSQLETTIVRFEEEMDRQRRLLDLTWRARTHQNPAEPPDQEEETVLSEQQLCNQGTRTRLEHLPPRVREEQKEPEAQLFQEEPKLREAEEQLVLKREAGDENIRSEPEPSGYRLVSLCPEAENQDLEGTDDAGSSTDGFCDRTRTRAESCQGDGTAQTAEKSVKCDVCGKVFKYRYEMKIHRRTHTGERPFCCKICSKTFMRSSGLSVHMRVHTGHKPYSCKTCGKTFTQLSSLNYHRRTHTDLPQLDHKAEEVLWAQDRSSSLDQEEPEPLQMKEEQEELRVGQDEEKLVPKQEAEIFIVTLACGKNETTEPEPNTGRLLSQNSEDQNLDRSSQEHAGSAPEGESKNRLNGTKHWTVHGDVENRPALQSPVGAEKPVKCDVCGKAYKHNYEMKAHRRVHTGERPFCCNTCGKGFMRSSGLVVHMRIHTGQRPYSCRTCGKSFTQLNSLNYHRGTHAGEC; this is encoded by the exons ATGTGTTCCGTGGAGCCTCTGAGAGAGTTTATCAGAGAGAGACTAACTGCTGCTGCGGAGGAAATCTGCTCCCAGCTGGAAACAACCATCGTCCGCTTCGAGGAGGAGATGGACCGTCAGCGCAGACTGCTGGACCTCACCTGGAGAGCCCGAACCCACCAGAACCCCGCAG aaccaccagatcaggaggaggagacggttctgtctgagcagcagctctgTAACCAGGGGACCAGAACCCGTCTAGAACATCTGCCTCCCAGGGTTAGGGAGGAACAGAAGGAACCAGAAGCTCAGCTGTTTCAAGAAGAACCGAAACTCCGTGAGGCTGAAGAACAGCTTGTGTTGAAGAGAGAGGCTGGTGATGAAAACATCCGGAGCGAACCAGAACCAAGCGGGTACCGACTCGTCTCTCTGTGTCCTGAAGCTGAGAACCAGGATCTAGAGGGAACCGATGATGCAGGATCATCTACAGACGGGTTCtgtgacagaaccagaaccagagctgaGAGCTGTCAGGGTGATGGTACCGCTCAGACAGCTGAGAAGTCCGTAAAATGTGACGTTTGTGGGAAGGTCTTCAAGTATCGCTACGAAATGAAGATCCACCGGAGAACCCACACGGGCGAGCGTCCGTTCTGCTGCAAGATCTGCAGTAAGACCTTCATGAGAAGTTCTGGTCTGTCGGTGCACATGAGAGTCCACACGGGACACAAACCGTACTCCTGCAAGACCTGCGGGAAGACCTTCACTCAGCTCAGCAGTCTGAACTATCACAGGAGGACCCACACAG ACCTCCCACAGCTGGACCACAAAGCAGAGGAGGTTCTCTGGGCCCAAGACAGGAGCTCCAGTTTGGaccaggaggaaccagaacctctgcagatgaaggaggaacaggaggaactcCGTGTCGGTCAGGATGAAGAGAAGCTGGTACCGAAGCAGGAGGCGGAGATCTTCATAGTGACCCTTGCTTGTGGTAAAAATGAGacgacagaaccagaaccaaacacgggtCGACTTCTCTCCCAGAACTCTGAGGATCAAAATCTAGATAGAAGCAGCCAGGAACATGCAGGATCTGCTCCAGAGGGGGAGTCGAAGAACCGTCTGAACGGAACCAAGCATTGGACGGTTCACGGTGATGTGGAGAACCGTCCCGCTCTGCAGAGTCCAGTTGGCGCCGAGAAGCCGGTGAAATGTGATGTTTGTGGGAAAGCCTACAAGCACAACTATGAGATGAAGGCTCATCGGAgagttcacacaggagagagaCCGTTCTGTTGCAACACCTGTGGCAAAGGCTTCATGAGAAGTTCTGGCCTGGTGGtccacatgagaatccacacggGTCAGAGACCGTACTCATGCAGAACCTGTGGGAAAAGCTTCACGCAGCTCAACAGTCTGAACTACCACAGGGGAACCCACGCAGGGGAGTGTTGA